In Oscillatoria acuminata PCC 6304, a single window of DNA contains:
- the rpoD gene encoding RNA polymerase sigma factor RpoD yields MTQANNVLAPVEKTDIKSIGESQHDLEILIETDDEPLISIDEDEFLGAVSEDDDPKATKARSTRRRAQPKKKHYTEDSIRLYLQEIGRIRLLRADEEIELARKIADLLELERIREHLCDHLHREPYDAEWADAVKMSVGQFRHRLHCGRRAKDKMVQSNLRLVVSIAKKYMNRGLSFQDLIQEGSLGLIRAAEKFDHEKGYKFSTYATWWIRQAITRAIADQSRTIRLPVHLYETISRIKKTTKLLSQEMGRKPTEEEIATRMEMTIEKLRFIAKSAQLPISLETPIGKEEDSRLGDFIESDGETPEDQVSKNLLREDLESVLDTLSPRERDVLRLRYGLDDGRMKTLEEIGQIFNVTRERIRQIEAKALRKLRHPNRNSILKEYIR; encoded by the coding sequence ATGACCCAGGCTAATAACGTACTGGCACCTGTTGAGAAGACCGATATCAAATCCATCGGCGAATCTCAGCATGATTTAGAAATATTAATTGAGACTGATGACGAACCTCTCATATCCATTGATGAGGATGAATTTTTAGGGGCAGTCTCAGAAGACGATGACCCCAAAGCGACAAAGGCTCGATCGACTCGTCGGCGGGCGCAACCTAAGAAGAAGCATTATACGGAAGACTCTATTCGGCTTTATTTGCAAGAAATCGGTCGCATTAGACTGTTGCGTGCCGATGAAGAAATTGAACTCGCTCGCAAAATTGCCGATTTGCTTGAATTAGAGCGGATTCGCGAACACCTTTGTGATCACTTACATCGCGAACCCTATGATGCGGAGTGGGCAGATGCAGTGAAGATGAGCGTGGGTCAATTTCGCCATCGGCTTCATTGCGGCAGACGAGCGAAAGATAAAATGGTGCAGTCGAACCTACGTCTGGTGGTGTCGATCGCTAAAAAATACATGAATCGGGGACTTTCGTTCCAAGATTTAATTCAAGAAGGAAGTCTGGGTTTAATCCGGGCTGCTGAAAAGTTTGATCACGAAAAGGGTTATAAATTCTCCACCTACGCGACTTGGTGGATTCGGCAAGCGATTACCCGGGCGATCGCCGATCAATCCCGGACTATTCGTCTTCCGGTTCATTTGTATGAAACGATCTCTCGGATTAAAAAAACTACCAAACTTCTGTCCCAAGAAATGGGGCGCAAACCAACGGAAGAAGAAATCGCAACTCGCATGGAAATGACCATCGAAAAGTTGAGATTTATTGCTAAATCTGCTCAGTTACCGATTTCTTTAGAAACCCCGATTGGTAAGGAAGAAGATTCCCGATTGGGCGATTTTATTGAGTCCGATGGGGAAACTCCAGAAGATCAGGTCTCAAAAAATCTGTTGCGCGAAGACCTCGAAAGCGTTCTGGATACCCTGAGTCCTCGGGAACGGGATGTTCTGCGCCTGCGCTATGGGTTAGATGATGGACGGATGAAAACGTTAGAAGAAATTGGTCAAATCTTTAATGTGACCCGAGAACGAATTCGCCAAATAGAGGCGAAAGCGTTACGGAAATTGCGCCATCCCAATCGCAACAGCATTCTGAAAGAGTACATCCGCTAA
- a CDS encoding polysaccharide deacetylase family protein, with amino-acid sequence MRFAPLYPLFYRILQPSFPKCLWSGTNTEPAIALTFDDGPHGEYTPELLKVLDRYGIVASFFLLGVCVERSPSVAKALYERGHWIGLHGYEHRSFPRLSPTQLRESLEKNQGAIAQACELDLEQVKTQIRDVRPPNGLFTPGILRHLEQWNYRPVMWSVVVEDWWRPGVSVVVDRVLRQVQNGSHIVLHDGWHGGEDIAAIAEELIPELLRAGYHFVTIDRLWQTCSPLYPGSTLRNR; translated from the coding sequence ATGAGATTTGCGCCATTATATCCGTTGTTCTATCGAATTCTCCAACCGAGCTTTCCCAAATGTCTGTGGTCAGGAACGAATACTGAACCGGCGATCGCCTTGACCTTTGATGATGGACCTCATGGGGAATACACCCCAGAGTTGCTTAAGGTATTAGACCGTTACGGGATCGTTGCCAGCTTTTTTTTGCTGGGGGTTTGTGTGGAGCGATCGCCCTCGGTTGCCAAAGCCTTGTATGAACGGGGACATTGGATCGGGTTGCATGGATATGAACATCGGTCCTTTCCGCGCCTGAGTCCGACTCAACTGCGGGAGAGTTTAGAGAAAAACCAAGGGGCGATCGCGCAAGCCTGTGAATTGGATCTAGAACAGGTCAAAACCCAAATCCGAGACGTGCGACCCCCAAACGGGTTGTTTACGCCAGGGATCTTGCGCCATTTGGAGCAGTGGAACTACCGTCCAGTGATGTGGAGTGTGGTGGTAGAAGACTGGTGGAGACCCGGGGTATCGGTGGTGGTGGACCGCGTTCTGAGGCAGGTTCAGAACGGGTCCCATATCGTCTTGCACGATGGATGGCATGGTGGGGAGGACATCGCGGCGATCGCAGAGGAATTAATTCCCGAGTTATTGCGAGCCGGTTATCATTTCGTTACAATTGATCGCCTGTGGCAGACTTGCAGCCCTCTTTACCCCGGGTCAACTTTGAGGAATCGATAA